A single region of the Streptomyces sp. NBC_00236 genome encodes:
- the fxsA gene encoding FxSxx-COOH cyclophane-containing RiPP peptide gives MSESTRKDGTGATGAAGELPDLLGLDLESLRTMDHPVLSEVVADLRGRVEQPREMLWGFNNAF, from the coding sequence ATGAGCGAGTCGACACGTAAGGACGGGACGGGGGCGACCGGTGCCGCCGGCGAGCTTCCGGATCTGCTGGGCCTCGATCTGGAGTCCCTGCGGACCATGGACCACCCCGTGCTGTCCGAGGTGGTCGCGGATCTGCGAGGCCGCGTCGAACAGCCGCGGGAGATGCTCTGGGGATTCAACAACGCCTTCTGA
- a CDS encoding FxsB family cyclophane-forming radical SAM/SPASM peptide maturase, which translates to MPVPSDAAPVPFGQFIVKVHGRCNLACRYCYLYEGPDATWRTRPAAAPPAVLDRTADRIAEHAATHRLRHVALVLHGGEPLLAGPDRLAALADRLRERVPGHCTVHATVQTNATLLTDAGVTTLARHGIRIGISLDGGLAAHNTLRTDHAGRPSWPAASRGARLLADRHPEAYAGILTVVDPRTDPLEMYESLLALRPPALDLLLPHGNWTSPPPGLADRAGPPTGPRPGRATPYGDWLCTVFDRWWPAARRETRIRLFEECIALLLGLPAATESLGLDPVNAVVIETDGSIEQVDSLKSAYDTAAATGLDVFRHTFDDALRHPGVAARQAGAGALAAVCRACPLLNVCGGGHYAHRYRAENGFVNPSVYCADLDRLVRHVADRLADATAGDPP; encoded by the coding sequence GTGCCGGTCCCCTCGGACGCGGCCCCCGTGCCCTTCGGGCAGTTCATCGTGAAGGTGCACGGCCGCTGCAACCTCGCGTGCCGCTACTGCTACCTCTACGAGGGCCCCGACGCGACCTGGCGGACCCGCCCCGCCGCCGCCCCGCCCGCCGTCCTCGACCGCACCGCGGACCGGATCGCCGAACACGCGGCCACCCACCGGCTCCGCCATGTCGCTCTCGTCCTGCACGGCGGCGAACCCCTCCTCGCAGGCCCCGACCGGCTGGCCGCCCTCGCCGACCGGCTGCGTGAGCGCGTGCCCGGCCACTGCACCGTCCACGCCACCGTGCAGACCAACGCCACCCTGCTCACCGACGCCGGCGTCACCACCCTCGCCCGGCACGGCATACGCATCGGCATCAGCCTGGACGGCGGCCTGGCCGCACACAACACCCTGCGCACCGACCACGCGGGCCGACCCTCCTGGCCCGCGGCCTCGCGCGGCGCCCGGCTGCTCGCCGACCGCCACCCGGAGGCGTACGCGGGCATCCTCACCGTCGTCGACCCGCGCACCGACCCCCTGGAGATGTACGAGTCACTGCTCGCCCTGCGTCCGCCGGCCCTGGACCTCCTGCTGCCGCACGGCAACTGGACCAGTCCGCCGCCCGGCCTGGCGGACCGGGCCGGTCCGCCCACCGGACCACGACCGGGCCGCGCCACCCCGTACGGCGACTGGCTGTGCACCGTCTTCGACCGCTGGTGGCCGGCCGCCCGCCGGGAGACCCGGATCAGGCTCTTCGAGGAGTGCATCGCCCTGCTCCTCGGGCTGCCCGCCGCCACCGAGTCCCTCGGGCTCGACCCCGTCAACGCGGTCGTGATCGAGACGGACGGATCGATCGAACAGGTCGACTCCCTCAAGTCCGCCTACGACACCGCGGCCGCCACCGGACTCGACGTCTTCCGCCACACCTTCGACGACGCCCTGCGCCACCCGGGCGTCGCCGCACGCCAGGCAGGGGCCGGCGCACTCGCCGCGGTCTGCCGCGCCTGCCCGCTGCTGAACGTCTGCGGCGGCGGCCACTACGCCCACCGCTACCGCGCAGAGAACGGCTTCGTCAATCCGTCCGTCTACTGCGCCGACCTCGACCGGCTGGTCCGCCACGTCGCGGACCGGCTCGCCGACGCAACCGCAGGAGACCCCCCATGA
- a CDS encoding aKG-HExxH-type peptide beta-hydroxylase, whose protein sequence is MSSVVPDRALRELGRTEGTADTLGLLVRDQDTRRLVLLRALLDAAAAAPVAVCPPPLLDRLHTDWALLESAERTDRAAVRAVLFHPMTGPWAEGLLAGLTTQTAAGPDLLAALAHLTALAAAAAIRAGMPVTTRLTARGGQLSLPTLGAVRAQDGPADIAFEEGEMTVRPAGGPALTVRAQPDGTLTSADPRWLPVLMLHPVLPGTGPVPLDDVDPYRTRGTGLERHGLSAATHVDDQERKAWTASWAGVEPLLRLGGEHRLTEAAVLLRCLVPLGPPPGSGPTGEAAAHCSGTRREAFGAVLSSKPATPAYFASTLVHELQHTKLAALGALVPLHHEDATPRHFAPWRADPRPFDGLFQGAYSHLALADYWQRFALGAGRVTHRDLAWAEHARCRQQVGAVLPVLAGSARLTTEGRVLVNEMITLYHRLEDSPPPTGHLARADAYVNTTRVIWQQRNGSPRT, encoded by the coding sequence ATGAGCTCCGTCGTCCCCGACCGCGCCCTGCGCGAACTCGGCCGCACCGAAGGCACCGCCGACACCCTCGGCCTGCTCGTACGCGACCAGGACACCCGCCGTCTCGTCCTCCTCCGGGCCCTGCTCGACGCGGCAGCCGCAGCGCCGGTGGCCGTGTGCCCGCCCCCACTGCTCGACCGGCTGCACACGGACTGGGCGCTCCTCGAATCCGCCGAGCGCACCGACCGGGCCGCGGTGCGCGCCGTGCTGTTCCACCCCATGACGGGCCCCTGGGCGGAAGGCCTCCTGGCCGGCCTCACCACGCAGACCGCGGCGGGCCCCGACCTCCTCGCCGCCCTGGCCCATCTGACCGCCCTCGCCGCAGCGGCCGCGATCCGCGCCGGGATGCCCGTCACCACCCGGCTCACGGCCCGCGGCGGACAGCTCTCCCTGCCCACACTCGGGGCGGTACGCGCCCAGGACGGCCCGGCCGACATCGCCTTCGAGGAAGGCGAGATGACCGTCCGTCCGGCCGGCGGACCGGCCCTGACCGTCCGAGCCCAGCCGGACGGCACCCTGACCTCCGCCGATCCCCGCTGGCTCCCGGTGCTCATGCTGCACCCCGTGCTGCCCGGCACCGGCCCCGTGCCCCTGGACGACGTCGACCCGTACCGCACGCGCGGAACGGGCCTCGAACGGCACGGACTGAGCGCGGCCACCCACGTCGACGACCAGGAACGCAAGGCCTGGACGGCGTCCTGGGCCGGAGTCGAACCGCTGCTACGGCTCGGCGGCGAACACCGGCTCACCGAAGCGGCCGTGCTGCTGCGCTGCCTCGTCCCGCTCGGCCCGCCGCCCGGCTCGGGACCCACCGGGGAGGCCGCGGCCCACTGCAGCGGCACCCGGCGCGAGGCCTTCGGCGCGGTCCTCAGCAGCAAACCCGCCACCCCTGCCTACTTCGCCTCGACGCTCGTCCACGAGCTCCAGCACACCAAGCTCGCCGCCCTCGGCGCACTCGTCCCGCTGCACCACGAGGACGCCACGCCCCGCCACTTCGCCCCGTGGCGCGCCGACCCCAGGCCCTTCGACGGGCTGTTCCAGGGCGCCTACTCGCACCTCGCGCTCGCCGACTACTGGCAGCGCTTCGCACTCGGCGCCGGCCGCGTCACCCATCGCGACCTGGCCTGGGCCGAACACGCCCGCTGCCGCCAGCAGGTCGGGGCCGTCCTGCCCGTCCTGGCCGGATCGGCCCGGCTGACCACCGAGGGACGCGTGCTCGTCAACGAGATGATCACGCTCTACCACCGTCTGGAGGATTCGCCGCCACCCACGGGTCACCTGGCGCGCGCGGACGCGTACGTGAACACCACGAGGGTGATATGGCAGCAGAGGAACGGATCACCCAGGACCTGA
- the fxsT gene encoding FxSxx-COOH system tetratricopeptide repeat protein has product MPGTRKQVGAIGAQTVTLSFAGFNRAWAAWIADRLERRGVTVVQQRWDPQVEVPLEDALQDLTLSRGRVLVLLSDWYFQLGPRSHEEWNRALREVVAPDPDRFAAVSITTSALPGATSVFGAADLTNVGSVEAERRLLVRLGLPTTAQPEGTETRTGPRFPFDTPEVWGGVPRRNTRFTGREELLSKAYQALQDAGTGAGVVTLHGMSGVGKTQLAAEYVYRFGSEYDVVWWVPADRRALYRQKLAELAPELGLSTGAEYGERLRAVRDSLRRGDPHGHWLLILDGADEPDQIWDLVPTGPGHVLITSRNPEWSEHNSNLVEVPVYEREESIAFIRRRAPRLTHTEADRLAEALEDLPLLLDQTAGWLNDSDMSVEEYIDLLGGGIDQDVVKVSADFPLAFQTAWSILLNKLRDTVPESVDLLRLCSFFAPGSIPVRLLKEMPSGELPEQLSGLMNDPLLWNKAIGQLRQYSVVRLESHDSIIDDASSGESIYLHRMVHQIVRKDMPDQDRREFIDVVRRALAAADPGRPTDTRLWPTYAEITPHLKWADVLRSTDPAVQNLVLNCLRYMYLSGEYRAGIKLGARAMDAWRELLGENHPRVWDLSYHYANLLRAVGDYAGTEAIERAAVDHLRAERGAQDLEHLRAAGGLAADLRGLGRYEEAHEMSEWILGAYRELLGDQDSRTLNAQNNLGTSLRLLGRYKEALELNRRTLDARRQLLRPRHSWTLYSEINYATDLRLLGRYTEAESLQAQSARVHRTVMNQDNPQTLRAEHNLALCLYRSGKRSEAAELFTRVLERGERVLGETDPLTMMFAASQSFFAREHADIDQARAISEKVVSGYVDMLGEEHPYVAGTRANHALILRNVGERDQAHHLLEEALTEMGRAVGESHPWTLGCAINASALRNLVGDPESAAALTDAISTRAIEVLGRTHPLTLSARIAHAADLRGLRDLRHADKVESEALDDLKKTLGDQHVHTVSARSRVRPYWDFEPQMI; this is encoded by the coding sequence ATGCCCGGTACGCGTAAGCAAGTTGGAGCAATCGGGGCGCAGACCGTCACCCTCAGTTTCGCCGGGTTCAACCGGGCCTGGGCGGCATGGATCGCGGACCGCCTGGAGCGCCGCGGAGTGACGGTCGTCCAGCAGCGCTGGGACCCCCAGGTGGAGGTCCCGCTGGAGGACGCGCTGCAGGATCTGACGCTCTCCCGCGGCCGGGTCCTGGTCCTGCTCAGCGACTGGTACTTCCAGCTGGGCCCGCGCAGCCACGAGGAGTGGAACCGGGCCCTGCGCGAGGTTGTCGCCCCCGACCCCGACCGGTTCGCCGCCGTCTCCATCACGACCTCGGCGCTGCCCGGCGCCACCTCCGTGTTCGGCGCCGCCGACCTCACCAACGTCGGCTCGGTAGAGGCCGAACGACGGCTTCTCGTACGCCTGGGCCTGCCGACGACCGCCCAGCCCGAGGGCACCGAGACCCGCACCGGGCCCCGCTTCCCGTTCGACACCCCCGAGGTGTGGGGCGGGGTCCCGCGGCGCAACACCCGCTTCACCGGCCGCGAGGAACTGCTCAGCAAGGCCTACCAGGCACTCCAGGACGCCGGGACGGGCGCCGGTGTGGTCACGCTGCACGGCATGTCCGGCGTCGGCAAGACGCAGTTGGCCGCCGAGTACGTGTACCGGTTCGGTTCCGAGTACGACGTGGTGTGGTGGGTGCCGGCGGACCGGCGCGCGCTGTACCGGCAGAAGCTCGCCGAACTCGCCCCGGAACTGGGCCTGTCCACCGGCGCCGAGTACGGCGAACGCCTGCGCGCGGTCCGGGACTCACTGCGCCGCGGCGACCCGCACGGCCACTGGCTGCTGATCCTGGACGGCGCGGACGAACCCGACCAGATCTGGGACCTGGTCCCGACCGGCCCCGGGCACGTCCTGATCACCTCACGCAACCCGGAGTGGAGCGAACACAACAGCAACCTCGTCGAGGTCCCGGTCTACGAGCGCGAGGAGTCGATCGCCTTCATCCGCCGCAGGGCCCCGCGCCTCACGCACACCGAGGCCGACCGGCTGGCCGAGGCGCTGGAGGACCTCCCGCTGCTGCTCGACCAGACGGCGGGATGGCTGAACGACTCCGACATGTCGGTCGAGGAGTACATCGACCTCCTCGGCGGCGGCATCGACCAGGACGTCGTCAAGGTCTCCGCGGACTTCCCTCTCGCCTTCCAGACCGCCTGGTCGATACTGCTCAACAAACTCCGCGACACCGTCCCCGAGTCCGTCGACCTGCTGCGCCTGTGCAGCTTCTTCGCGCCCGGCTCCATCCCCGTACGGCTGCTGAAGGAAATGCCGTCCGGGGAACTGCCCGAACAGCTCTCGGGCCTGATGAACGATCCGCTGCTGTGGAACAAGGCGATCGGTCAGCTGCGCCAGTACTCCGTGGTCCGCCTGGAGTCGCACGACTCGATCATCGACGACGCGTCCTCCGGCGAGTCGATCTACCTGCACCGCATGGTCCACCAGATCGTCCGCAAGGACATGCCCGACCAGGACCGCCGGGAGTTCATCGACGTCGTACGCCGCGCCCTGGCTGCGGCCGACCCCGGCCGCCCGACGGACACCCGGCTGTGGCCCACGTACGCGGAGATCACCCCGCACCTGAAGTGGGCCGACGTCCTGCGCAGCACGGATCCCGCGGTACAGAACCTGGTGCTCAACTGCCTGCGCTACATGTACCTCTCCGGGGAGTACCGGGCGGGCATCAAGCTGGGCGCGCGCGCCATGGACGCCTGGCGGGAGCTGCTCGGCGAGAACCACCCGCGCGTGTGGGACCTCAGCTACCACTACGCGAACCTGCTGCGGGCCGTCGGTGACTACGCCGGAACGGAGGCCATCGAGCGGGCCGCCGTCGACCATCTCCGGGCCGAGCGGGGCGCGCAGGACCTGGAGCACCTGCGTGCGGCGGGCGGTCTGGCGGCCGATCTGCGGGGGCTGGGGCGGTACGAAGAGGCCCATGAGATGTCCGAGTGGATCCTGGGTGCCTACCGGGAGCTGCTGGGGGACCAGGATTCGCGGACGCTGAACGCGCAGAACAATCTGGGCACGTCCCTGCGTCTCCTCGGCCGGTACAAAGAGGCACTGGAACTCAACCGGCGCACCCTGGACGCGCGTCGGCAGTTGCTCCGCCCGCGCCACAGCTGGACGCTCTACTCGGAGATCAACTACGCCACCGACCTGCGTCTGCTCGGCCGGTACACCGAGGCCGAATCGCTCCAGGCCCAGAGCGCCCGAGTGCACCGCACCGTGATGAACCAGGACAACCCGCAGACCCTGCGCGCCGAGCACAACCTTGCCCTGTGCCTGTACCGCTCGGGCAAGCGGAGCGAGGCAGCGGAGCTCTTCACCCGGGTGCTGGAACGGGGCGAGCGGGTCCTGGGCGAGACCGACCCGCTGACCATGATGTTCGCGGCCAGCCAGAGCTTCTTCGCCCGGGAGCATGCCGACATCGACCAGGCCAGGGCCATAAGCGAGAAGGTCGTGAGTGGATATGTCGACATGCTCGGTGAGGAGCACCCGTATGTCGCGGGCACGCGTGCCAATCATGCTCTGATCCTGCGCAACGTCGGCGAGCGGGACCAGGCGCACCACCTGCTGGAGGAAGCGCTCACCGAGATGGGCCGGGCCGTGGGCGAAAGCCACCCCTGGACCCTGGGCTGTGCGATCAACGCCTCTGCCTTGCGGAATCTCGTGGGTGACCCGGAGTCCGCCGCCGCGCTGACGGACGCGATCAGCACCCGCGCCATCGAGGTGCTCGGCCGCACCCACCCCCTGACGCTCTCCGCGCGCATCGCGCACGCCGCGGACCTGCGCGGCCTTCGTGACCTGCGACATGCGGACAAGGTCGAGTCGGAGGCGCTGGACGACCTGAAGAAGACACTGGGGGACCAACACGTCCACACCGTGTCTGCGCGGTCCCGGGTCCGGCCCTATTGGGACTTCGAACCGCAGATGATCTGA
- a CDS encoding CU044_2847 family protein, translated as MTVVVGSVSPGEDGPIPVVVDAEAYTTTQSPVSDADSLYGSVDTRDGAGAARRVLGAAGDLYGDGLDLARRCASQAMRRLGDLGDGLRPDEVELQVGITFEAGMAAVVKAGAEAQIQVTFRWQPGREEQATAVVAPS; from the coding sequence ATGACGGTCGTGGTGGGTTCGGTGTCACCCGGCGAGGACGGTCCGATACCGGTCGTGGTGGACGCCGAGGCGTACACCACGACCCAGTCGCCCGTCAGTGACGCCGACTCGTTGTACGGGAGCGTGGACACCCGGGACGGCGCCGGCGCCGCGCGGCGCGTGCTGGGGGCGGCGGGCGATCTGTACGGCGACGGCCTCGACCTCGCCCGGCGCTGCGCCTCCCAGGCCATGCGCCGGCTGGGTGACCTCGGGGACGGGCTGCGGCCCGACGAGGTCGAGCTCCAGGTCGGCATCACCTTCGAGGCGGGCATGGCCGCGGTGGTGAAGGCCGGTGCGGAGGCGCAGATCCAGGTCACGTTCCGCTGGCAGCCGGGGCGCGAGGAGCAGGCGACCGCCGTGGTGGCCCCGTCGTGA
- a CDS encoding AAA family ATPase: protein MSGAAAEAILPYSRVVGQDDLKLALELNFIAPGIGGVLIAGQRGTAKSTVVRAFALMTGGRLPVTLPINATDDRVLGGWELDALMRGEAKRQTGLLEEAHEKGMLYIDEVNLLDDHIVNIILDVVSTGVLSVQREGIDTETHVSFGLVGTMNPEEGSLRAQLLDRFGLMVTTSELDTEERHRMITTVLTFEEERTDPGSDWLRTAEEENRQQREGLLAARGRLTTVRLGTDVSRLCAEAAARTGAVGQRGDLLVAKAARALAAKEGAPRVEPRHVRRALPFALRHRRPDSVHGSELSWGPDEEAVLDELFG from the coding sequence GTGAGCGGTGCGGCCGCGGAGGCGATCCTCCCGTACAGCCGTGTCGTCGGGCAGGACGATCTGAAGCTGGCCCTGGAGCTGAACTTCATCGCTCCGGGCATCGGCGGCGTCCTGATCGCGGGACAGCGCGGCACGGCCAAGTCCACCGTGGTGCGGGCCTTCGCGCTGATGACCGGCGGCCGGCTGCCCGTCACCCTGCCGATCAACGCGACCGACGACCGGGTGCTCGGCGGCTGGGAACTGGACGCGCTGATGCGAGGCGAGGCGAAGCGGCAGACCGGACTGCTCGAAGAGGCCCACGAGAAGGGGATGCTCTACATCGACGAGGTCAACCTTCTCGATGACCACATCGTCAACATCATCCTCGATGTCGTCTCCACCGGCGTCCTCTCCGTCCAGCGCGAAGGCATCGACACCGAGACCCATGTGTCGTTCGGGCTCGTCGGCACGATGAATCCGGAGGAGGGCAGCCTCCGGGCCCAACTGCTGGACCGCTTCGGCCTGATGGTGACGACCAGCGAGCTGGACACGGAGGAACGCCACCGGATGATCACCACCGTGCTCACCTTCGAGGAGGAGCGGACCGACCCCGGTTCCGATTGGCTGCGCACCGCCGAGGAGGAGAACCGGCAACAGCGTGAGGGCCTGCTGGCCGCCCGCGGCCGGCTGACCACCGTCCGGCTCGGGACGGACGTCAGCAGGCTCTGTGCCGAGGCCGCTGCCCGGACCGGGGCCGTCGGACAGCGCGGCGACCTGCTGGTCGCCAAGGCCGCCCGGGCACTGGCTGCCAAGGAGGGGGCACCGCGGGTCGAGCCCCGGCACGTGCGCAGGGCCCTGCCGTTCGCACTGCGCCACCGCAGGCCCGATTCCGTTCACGGTTCGGAACTGAGCTGGGGACCGGACGAGGAAGCCGTTCTCGACGAGCTGTTCGGCTGA
- a CDS encoding CHAT domain-containing protein, translating into MGEDRLRLIRSMVASAAQALPGQRTPLPGRARTAEPQRLGPAPAHAGRAPDTTYARILVVRHRRDDPGDPEAFGVRAWCDGVETLPYTTGNGFLRPVDVNLGRARQGGAPPSELFKSIERWSGYQNLLTEWINRCRRAHGDALQIVVLDQTGFDLPWEALVLPADPDAGLRDGPLGALVDVARWLGGFPDRAVAPRGAVLGFFHADMAGDQEFFQGYDHRPHFGIGAFLRNLDDGEAQRTGLVYMGCHGTFDDQLSKLTLAGATWADYQRLGMRRLRQDASLVCLNACHSGRFLDYSGDGMQGLRGFTQIFLDKGAGGCIVSAGEVGDAEARVMIRQIVDTVTEDPERPVARALRAFRAEVHERFTAGGGVPMMVGDDGTFDVVGQRNVLRLLYSLMFQYYGHPFSTVRLTGRSLDGTDPAEANAS; encoded by the coding sequence ATGGGTGAAGACCGCCTGCGGTTGATCCGCAGCATGGTCGCGTCGGCCGCTCAGGCGCTGCCCGGGCAGCGGACCCCGCTGCCGGGCAGGGCGCGCACGGCGGAGCCACAGCGGCTCGGCCCCGCCCCCGCTCACGCCGGCCGGGCGCCGGACACCACGTACGCGCGCATCCTCGTGGTGCGCCACCGCAGGGACGACCCGGGCGATCCGGAGGCATTCGGGGTCCGGGCATGGTGCGACGGCGTGGAAACGCTGCCGTACACCACGGGCAACGGCTTCCTGCGCCCTGTCGATGTCAACCTCGGCCGGGCCCGGCAGGGCGGTGCCCCTCCGTCCGAACTCTTCAAATCCATCGAACGCTGGTCGGGATACCAGAACCTGCTGACGGAGTGGATCAACCGCTGCCGGCGTGCCCATGGTGACGCCCTGCAGATCGTCGTCCTCGACCAGACCGGTTTCGATCTGCCGTGGGAGGCGCTCGTACTGCCTGCGGACCCGGACGCCGGGCTCCGTGACGGGCCTCTGGGCGCGCTCGTCGACGTGGCGCGCTGGCTGGGCGGATTCCCGGACCGAGCGGTTGCGCCGAGGGGCGCGGTGCTGGGCTTCTTCCACGCCGACATGGCCGGTGACCAGGAGTTCTTCCAGGGCTACGACCACCGCCCGCACTTCGGTATCGGGGCCTTCCTCCGCAACCTCGACGACGGCGAAGCACAGCGGACCGGCCTGGTGTACATGGGCTGTCACGGGACGTTCGACGACCAGCTCAGCAAGCTCACCCTGGCCGGTGCGACGTGGGCGGACTATCAGCGGCTCGGTATGCGCCGCCTGCGTCAGGACGCCTCACTGGTCTGCCTCAACGCCTGCCACTCGGGGCGCTTCCTCGACTACAGCGGGGACGGCATGCAGGGACTGCGGGGCTTCACCCAGATCTTCCTCGACAAGGGCGCCGGCGGCTGCATCGTCTCGGCCGGCGAGGTGGGTGACGCCGAGGCCCGGGTCATGATCCGCCAGATCGTCGACACCGTGACCGAAGACCCCGAACGGCCGGTGGCCCGTGCGCTGCGGGCGTTCCGGGCCGAGGTCCACGAGAGGTTCACCGCCGGAGGTGGTGTGCCGATGATGGTCGGGGACGACGGCACGTTCGACGTCGTGGGGCAGCGGAACGTGCTGCGGCTGCTGTACAGCCTGATGTTCCAGTACTACGGGCACCCGTTCAGCACCGTGCGCCTCACCGGGCGCTCCCTCGACGGCACGGACCCGGCCGAGGCGAACGCGTCGTGA